The DNA segment CGTCGGCGGAACCGGTGAAGAGCAAGTCGTCGAACCCGGCGGCGACGGTGTTGATCGCGTCGTCGTGAGCTTGAATCGATTCGAGACATTTAGAGTCGGAGAGTCTCCAGACTTTGAGAGTCTTGTCCCACGAACCGGAGTAGAGTAAACCGAGCTCTTCGTTCAAGCTCAGACACGAAACGGCGTCGTAGTGTCGGATCTTAAGAACGTTTTTCCGGCGACGAACCTCGACGTAGTTCTTGGGATTCACCGACTTCGTTAAAAACTCTTTAAGAGTCGGTAAGCTTCCGATTCGCGAGTAACCTCCGGTTCGTCTTTTAGACCCTCTCCAAACCCGGATTTTACCGTCTTGATGACCGGTGAAGATCCGGTTATCTCCGGTTATCACAATCGCTTTAACCAAACCGCTTGTTGATTTAAACCCGGCGAAATCCTTGAGATCTTTCCAGACCCGAATGTTCTTGGAATCGGATCCAGTGAACAGAAGATCTCCGGAAGCAGCTAACGAGTAGACATGACCTTCTTGTCTCACGATCGTACCGATCAAACCGTTGTCCGAATCATCATCCACGTTTCGGCTCTGGTATATCCACGGAGACTTGTAGTAAGGTGAGTAAGTCTGGTTCCACGGAGACGGTGACATCATCGGTGTAGTTGTCGTGTCGGTGTAGTACGGAGAGTAAGTCTGGTTCCATGGAGACCGAACCTGATTTGGAGATGAGTCGCCGCTCGTGGTCGACGCATTGCTTTGACGTTGCTGattgttcttgttcttggtACTACTGGGATTGATACCATCAGCAGCACCATGGctctgttcttcttcttcgtctgcGGAGAGATCGGTGTTCAAGAAGGCGGCGAAAGTGAGTCTACGGTGATGACTACCACTGGTTTCTGAATCTATAACCATATTGAATAATAGTTGTTGTGAggtttacttttttttcaaGGATTAATGAGTTTTAATTTGGTTGTGTTGTAGGAAAATTTTCCAGGGAAAAAAGTtcgaaattgttttttttttcgctgGGAAAACTTGTTGGTTTTGTGagattttaaataaaaggaGTGTGAAGAGGAAGTTGGATTGGGTTATATATAGAGAAACCCAAGAGACAGAGTTGGTGAGCGGACGACGTGGGTTACTGACACGTGACTTTCAGACTGGAGACGTGACCGGCACATTACCGGGAGCGTCAGTTTACACATGAGATCGTATTAAGAATGTGTAAGACTAGCTAATCAATATCAGGAaaggttttgttttttattgGAGTATCAATGGACGGTCTCAAAGCAATGTGCACACAATAATGAGACTGAATATGAGCTATAAAAATTGTTGGTCGCCAATTGTTTActgtataattataaattaatcatactttaactttagaaataaatatacaaccaaaaaaaattaaaatacatttaactTTGAAAATTACTTTTTAATCATGTTTATACAAGGGATGATTTCAGCTCGATAATGGCCCTGTTCGTTTCGTGGTCGCCAGCGTCAGCGACCAGAGTCAGCGACCAGCGACTGCGACATGATGTCGCTGATAGTTGTTCGTTTGAAGGTCGCGCGATTGATCGCAGCGGTTGTCGCTATGTTGTTCGTTTCTATGTCGCGCGATTGATCGCAGCGGTTGTCGCTATGCTGTTCGTTTCTGTATCGCTGGCGAtcaaatatttacttttgacatACATTTGCTCTTGTGTACTTAGGTTTCGTCAAAAACGTGGCTAAATCATTAAAACTGTAAAGTGTAATAAATCACACCATGGATGCAATATGTTTAATCGTTtcagtttcttatatttttccTTGTACAAGTTCACTTTTGTTTATGAGTTGTCACATTAATAAACTATAACTCTAATTAAAAAGTCTACACTTGAATATTATTCCTTGTAACTTAGAATATTGAAAAAgtctaaataataaaaaaaaagtgatcaTACGAGTAACTTATAATAATAATCAGTACAAACTCAAATCAAATAAACTAGTAAGGTAATCGATATCCTCTACTCAACTCATTACCAATACGATCACGTAAACCTTCCATGGCTCTATCACCAGTCGGCTCATATGGAATATGTCCACCATGAccatcaccatcttcttcttcttcttcatcttcatcttcatcttcatcttcctcttcatctctttcttcttcatcattatCACCATGAGTATGATATTCTTCTCTTCTCTGCCAATGCACAAAATCATTATCTTCTCGATGTGAATCACGTATGAAGTTGTGTAGAGCCATCGTTGCCGTCACTAGCTTTATCCATTTGATCAAACCATATTTTGGATGCCTACGGTCAAaagaaatgaaacaaaagaaatgaaacaaaagtcatacttaaaaaaaaacactacaaTCTGAGTCATATTAAAACAGTCATACTGAAACAGACACTACAATCCTTCATATATCTTAACTCCAATCATATTTTCAAGATAGCTAATCTTATCATCATCACTAGAGAAAGACATAAAAGCCATTCTGTTTTCTTCAACAGATTTGAGATGGTTAACTGCAGCAATGTGAAATGGTCTGTTCCCTTTCTTTTTCTCATCAGCATATAGAGCAAAGAAATACCTAACTTCTTCATCGGTCCATTTCTAAATAACAAGTCTCATCAATAGACAAACAAGCTAAACTAGCAGAAAAAACAATTACAAAAAATCTAAGAAACTAGAACTGCCTAAAATACTTACGTCATCAGCCATTCTTCTTGTCTTATCTTGTTGTGATTTATGTCCAAACCTGAAAAGATAATACAGACCTAAGTGACCAAACTATAAACAATAAATTTGACTTAAACAAAACGTCACAGACCAAAAAGAACTCAAACCCATGTCTGAAAACATTCACAGGAACTCAAACCCATAAAACACATGTCTGATAATCAGATTAAAAACAGAGATTTGATAATCAAAATCTTGAATCTAAAAGTAACCCATATCAAGAATCAAAAAACCCAACATCCAACTTAATTAATCTAAAGGTTCCATTATTCTAACACAAAACGctaagagagaaagagagagagagagagagagagagagagagagagagagagagagagagagagagagagagagagaggggactGACCTTTAAGAGAGCTAAGGCGTGAGAGATGGTGGAGAGAAGCGTGAGAGATGGTGGAGAGAGATCGTGAGAGATGGTGAAGAGAGGTGTGAGAGATGGAGATGAGAGATCGTGAGAGATGGTGAAGAGAGGTGTGAGAGAGGCGTGAGAGATGgtgaagggagagagagagagccgaGGCCTGAGAGATCGTGAGAgatggtgagagagagagagagagagagagagagagagagagagagagagagagagagaagagaggcgAGAGAGATTTTAGGATTTAGGTTTAATGgtattgttttgtaattttgaagatagattgagggtatttttgtattttgagtttttttttttttctgatcgcAGGTTTTGGTCGCAAACGCTGAATTTCTCGGCGATCAAAATTTTTAATCGCGGGTCGCTAGCGTCTGGTCGCTGCGATCAGTCGCTGAACGTGCGACCGGTAAACGAACAACGTTTAGTCGCTCAGGTTGGTCGCTGACGCTAGCGACCtccaaacgaacagggccaaTATATTACATAGTCGTGATGGATATTATTACCATTTACAACATAAGCCAAGCATAAAAGATATAGCAATGATAGTAATCAAAgtataatttaaaagaaaaaagtataataaatcTCCCTAATTCTAATATGAATTAACTTTTAGACAACCATTCGTTATTATGAATCTAAAACGTGTATTAAAGAAAAGCGTATGAAGCTCataaacaacaataacaacaacaaactaTGTAGGACGTTAAACGTAATATGCATATTACATATAACATGTTTGGTTGAGCAATGTGAAAATGATTGTACATGAGATGCGTCCGTACAAAGATTCGGGTTTTTCTACGAAGTTGGTTGGATAATTTCATAGTAATAGAACTAACATAAAGCGTGTGTGGTTTTGTTGGCGGCTAATTATCTTCACACGTTGCAATGTTGCATAACACCACGTAACGGTAACATCTCTCCAACCGGTATTGATTTTCATTACTTCGTTTATatgttttggtttagttttacATTTGAGAAAAAGTCATCTTCCAGATGCTTGACTTTTCTGACTCCCCATGAAGGCATGAAATTGTCTGCCTACTTGTACGatttttttaccattttcaaagagattctattttttcctatataatttacacaaaaatagaataattctattatattaactctattatagaataacactattgaaacaaaattataatataattagagttattttatttttgtataaattataAAGAGAAAAATAGAGTTTTATTGGAGATGATCTTAGACAAGTTACATacgacaaaaataaataaatacgcAAAAAGCAAGCTGAAAAACATTTTGTTCTCTAGTTGTAACTTGCAGAACCGTctttatagtatttttttatttcttaaaattgCTGAACCCAACCGAAATCAACGACTATATGTGTCTTCATTTATTCATAATTGGTCTATTCGTGTTGATTGACTTTCATTACGCTAAAGTATATTTTTGGATGGGAGTATATAACATAGAAATTCGTATATTAGTTAAATTTATAGAGTTGAAACCTAAGTTAATAGAGATCAAAGTTCAAACATATGTGCCTTATTTGTTTGTGTCTAACGATCTTATACGAATTAACATTTCTTATCAACTCGACCATTTAAAATGACAAGGTAAGAAATATTCATCAGTTGTATAACGTTAAATTATGAAATCTTGATTCAGTACatacattttaaaactatagataaataatttaaatttatgtatttagaATCTATATTGACTCTCGATAATCCATGTTAAGCATGTAAATGCAAGATAGAAACACAATACGGTAATGCAGAAAGTAAAGCAACAGacaaaataaatacaaacaACACTTAAGTTTTATTAGAAATCTCTTGTACACTTTATTACAATATCTGCTTAATCAGCTTTACACAGTTTATTAAACCCTAACAACTGCTATTGAAAGATTCCTAAACTACCCGCTTATATCTCTCTTCCATCGAGTACTTCAGCCACTGCTTTAACACGACCCAGAACACTTCCAAGAGcttctttctctttctataAGATCAGCCTCTGTGTCTTTGTCCCTCTACAGACGATCCTATAGCTATCTTATAGTTATTCTCCATACTCCCGAAACCCTAGTCTCAAAGACAACATGTATGGACATCTTCCATAACAATAAGtgcaatttttattttcttggaatgtacttattcttttttttttaagtcatAAATTTGCTTTTCAAGTTTATTCCTCTTTCCATATCTCCAAGATACTCTCTTGCTCTCCAAGTCTACACGATTCTAGCTCAgcaccttgactctacatgatCTTCACCACAAACCACAACATCTGCTTTAACAACTACGTCAACGACTATTTTAGAGCAGACATCTTACATTTTCAAAGCAACGGTTAAAATAAATGGAAAAAGTGACATTCCAAATGATCCAATCCTTTATTGTCAACCCCTAATTAAATTGACAAAGATTTTTGACAGCTAGCACAGTTTTGACATTTTAGGGTCTCATAATATCATGAGACCTAATATCATCGTTTACCTTTATCCATttattaatatttgaaaatggtAGTTGTCAATGGTCATGGACTCGAAATACAGAACGATGACGTCTCCGAATCTAAAGACAAAGAGATTTGTCAGAGGGGATCCATCGTATCCCAAACTCCCAAAGGCTTTCACATTCACGTACGTGACGTATTATTAGACCTGAAAGGATATATCCGTTCAGgtctattaaaaaaactacCTAACTATGAGTCTATGACCAAAATTATAACAACGGCAACTGAATAACATATTACGTACTATAGTTAGGTAGTTTTTAAATCATAAGTTCATAACATTTATAATCTTCGATCCATAATACATAATATTACCAtgttgagttttttttaatcataaaattaatttggtGTCTGGTCCTAACATGACTTAAATCGAAACACTATAAAAGCTGATATGTAGCAATTCCATATTTGCATTCACTACTGCCGTCCCATTCATTTATGAGACTTGGATCATTTTAAAAAGATGTGGCCCTTACAATTAAATTAGGAAAAAAAGCATAGAGATGAACTGGAATCGAAGAtgtgagaaataaaaaaatttgtttgtacTTGACCATCTAAATTACacacaattttgtatttaaaaatatagtccAATATTTTTTGTCTTAACGTGTGGTCTAACTCTAATATGTT comes from the Brassica rapa cultivar Chiifu-401-42 chromosome A01, CAAS_Brap_v3.01, whole genome shotgun sequence genome and includes:
- the LOC103837607 gene encoding uncharacterized protein LOC103837607 isoform X2, whose product is MVIDSETSGSHHRRLTFAAFLNTDLSADEEEEQSHGAADGINPSSTKNKNNQQRQSNASTTSGDSSPNQVRSPWNQTYSPYYTDTTTTPMMSPSPWNQTYSPYYKSPWIYQSRNVDDDSDNGLIGTIVRQEGHVYSLAASGDLLFTGSDSKNIRVWKDLKDFAGFKSTSGLVKAIVITGDNRIFTGHQDGKIRVWRGSKRRTGGYSRIGSLPTLKEFLTKSVNPKNYVEVRRRKNVLKIRHYDAVSCLSLNEELGLLYSGSWDKTLKVWRLSDSKCLESIQAHDDAINTVAAGFDDLLFTGSADGTLKVWKRELQGRGTKHFLVNVLMKQESAVTALAVNLTALVVYCGSSDGTVNFWEGKKYLSHGGTLRGHRLAVLCLAAAGSLVLSGGADKNICVWRRNGDGTHSCLSVLMDHVGPVKCLAAVEEVEEDGEGRWIVYSGSLDKSVKVWRVKETASSVIG